The following nucleotide sequence is from Ornithodoros turicata isolate Travis chromosome 2, ASM3712646v1, whole genome shotgun sequence.
AGCGGTAAGTCTCCGAGCTAAACGGACCAATTTTCATTAAAGGGGTACAACTGAACACACAGGATATCACAGTCTCATGACAGTCTCTTCTGTCAACGTGGAGCTTTTGCATTAACCCTCTCAGTGGCATGGCGTAACCAGTTTTTTATGGCACCTTCGACTTCGTCTTTCGTTGCACTTGTCAACTTTTTGTTCCTCCTTATTGCCTCTGAAATATAAGAGTTCCGTAAGTACCGCAAAGCgcattacagaaaaaaaaaacaagacttGACGACTGATCTGCCTCTGGCAACTTTTCTTGCACATGGGAACAGCACATTTCTCCAAGAAAGAGAGGTGTCCCAGAACCTGTGTAACTCATCCCTGCATGAGAGACCGGTAGAACAGGAAGTGGTATAGAATTGAACATTTTCTTTTGTAGACTTTGGTTTCATAATTATGTGTTGGTCGCATATGTGCCAATGTGTGCATCCCGGCACATTAGAACGTGACTGCACCCTCCCCTGTGTTAGTCTTGACATTGTATGCCCCCTGCAAGGCCAACTAAGGCAAGCAGTGTGGACATTACCACGACTGCCATCCATTTGTTTGAAGCAACATCCTCAAACTCACTGAAGTACCACGAATTTAACTTTTCTTCTGGTATTCCATGACAGAACAGAGAAAATGGAAAATTTGTAGGGCTGTGCAAAACCGAATATTCAGAGTCCAATCGAATAGTGCTGTATTTTTCAGTAATACAGTAATTGTGTCCACACCAGTATTGTATTATGTCCAAGTATTTATATTCAAATCTTATTCAAAAATTTAAATGTTCGCACACTGCTAATTATTACGTATGATTTACTCACAACAGCGCCAGCAGACCTACTGTTAGACccaggggcgccggaacagggggagcaaggggagcgacggctccccctcaTTTACGAATGGGGGAGCACGGCTCCCTCAGTGTCAGCCCAGTGTCGTGATGTTCTACGATCTAACGGAATGGCCCGTGTTCTTTCGGCGGCCATAAATTTAGAGAGGAATAAACAGAGAGCCTACCACTGTCACTGTGTGCGGAGACCGTTTGAGAAGAGCTACATACGAATGATGTCCGGTTCACTGGGTTCTGGAGTTGACCATGGCAAGGTTTCTGGTGCGAAGTGCAATAAATCAGTCAGAAAGTGTGTACCGGTAGGCGCGAGCATTACTAGACTCAATccacggggtggggtggggtggggtggggtggggggacaGAGGCGCAAACGGGAATAGCGAAAGGCACGCAAGACACCAGCCATCTGGGGGAAATAAGGATGTCAAGAAACCGCCCGGTTGAAGACAGAGGGTTGTTATAATGGCGGTTTGCGAGGCGCAGCCACAGATTTCATTCCGTTGTGGCCAGGGTGCCCACTTCGAGTTGGTGTGTAAGACCTGTAGTACGACAAGTGCGATGGACTGAGACGAAACGTCGCACCGGTGTTGTGTTCATGTGTCGGCAGTGGCAACGTCGAGGGAGCGCCATCAAGGCCTCGCCTGCAGCAGCGTTACAGGATTATCAAACGCCATAGACATCGGAGAAAGCCACACCTCTGGTAAGAGATATGTATCGCAGCTTGCGTGTTGTCTTCATATTACGTATGTATATGTTCACCTGTCATAGTAAAATATTCTATCTGTTAACTTGGTTGCTGGCTCCTCACTTTCCACCGTACCGGTGTCCAAAGTTACCCGCTGTTGTAATTTATCCGGCTTTTCTTATTGAGCCGCCCTGGAGTGATAACGACAGCGTGACACCCAGTCAAAGGGACACAGtcttgctgagctccagacCGCCCCAGAAAAGTCTGGTTTATTCGCAGAAGGCTTGCGGATCagacgatattcgcttccagtcCCCATACAAGAGCATACCGCGACGATTCCCGGGGAAAAGTGCCCGAAGTTCCTTACACATTACTTGCCACGAGGTCTAGGCACtgcgcagaagtaaaaaaagccggacgcactgaactcataccaactagcccaccacCAAGCGCTATTTAATTACAACACTTCTGAAATGTTATTTTAGAtctactgtacaaatatgcaCATGTCGTTTGCTGGGAGCACGTTTACAGTTTATGTAGCAACCCTGTACAACGCCAgcatgagccctcaaggaaaataagtcatgatgatgacgatgatgtttACGGTAGCTCcttttttcgctcccccagtggaaaaatagttccgacgctACTGGTTAGACCCCTATTGAATCAAATCATAAGAAACTGGTTTACACTCACGAACAATCACTCCAGGAAAATGAAGAAGGCAGAACTTCTTTTCCCCTTTTGTCCTTTCCAACTGTATTCAGTTGCAACTTCGTAAGTCATCAGGTACTGCAAAATTGTTCGGGTTGCTGCCCCCACTTCATTTCCTCCAAGTTGGGCTACCTCTTTGACCTGCGCATCACAAGGTTAACAACTGTACGAATTGGAAGAATTGGGCAATGTGTGCTGCAATGGTGTACATCTTCGTGATATATTGATTCCGAAAGTCCCAGTCTATGTACGACTCTAGCAGCGCAATACTTCTGCACAGTGAGTATCATGCAGCTGTGGTGACCTCACACTCTGTAGTCATACACACGCAAGTAATACGCAACACAAGTGTAGTTTCTGATAGTGTGACAAAAATCTTACAAGGCATTCCTTTTTGTTCTCATTTAGCGATGAATTAAACTCTTCAAGCTGGGCTGATGTTCCGAACGGGGAAGCAATGAGTGCCAGGGGGTGGGCGAGCATAATCTTCAGAATGCGTTTTGCGGCTGCACAGTTCTTGGAGCATGTCACCATGCTGCTGTTGGGCCACACGCACCATGTAGAGGGTCCTGAGGACTTGTTTCTGGAATTCTTTGAAACAATAGACCAGTGAATACCTCACAGGCGACATGTCCATCATGGTGCAAAGTAAGGCACGCCACATTTGACTACACGAAGTGTTACACATGAATACATTAGGAACAGTATGCATACCGTCTCCGGAAGACTGCTGCCTAAGCTGTCGCCTCTGTCGAGACACCTCCCTTGGTTGCTGAGTCTCTGTATGTAATGGAAGACAGAAAAAGAACGTTCCCTAATCCCAAAACATATGCTGACCACAATCACAAGTTTGACTTAGTAATATGCATGTAACAGCTAGATACTTACCAAATAGTTAGTAATAGCTACTTGTGTCTACAAGTAATAGCTAGCTACTTACTACATCGTAATAGCTAGTTTGacttagtagtagtagtaggaTGGTGGACAAAGGTACCGGTGAGTGGAGATGGAACAGCTGAAGGTGTCAAGGACCCCGGATTAGACATGCGACTCAGTTGTAGCTGTTGTTGAGAGGTGTCATCAAAGGGCAGAGAAGGATTCTGGTCTTCGTATGCTGAAAACCAACAGCCAGATGAACATGATTTTGCGTCATCTTTATGTTTTTGAGCATGCCCTTGCAATTACATTACTATACTTACTTTATTTACAATTATCTAGCTTTAATTACTGTATGCGTTTAATTTGACATCTGTAGGCAACAGATTTGGCCATGGGATTTTGACGGATATTGCTACGTGAGTATATGCTTCTCATACGTACCTTCCACCTCGGCCTGCGATGAAAATCCGACAAATTGATGACCATCTGCTGATGTGGATGCATCAGGTCGGCTTCCTATTAGGTAATTGCCAATAATAATATATGAAACCATTTTTGAGAGCGTTCATGGTTTGTATGATACATTGCAAGAAAAGCCAGCTGATTTTTTATCACAATATTTATGTATAGCAGTAAATCCCTTAAAGCCATAAGGTAACGTTGGAATTACCCGTCCCAAAAGCACTGAACTTGGCTCACTTGTTGAGATTGCTTGTGGAAATGTTTCAGGGATGGGGGGCGGATCAGGTACAGAGAGAGAGTCATCACTTGACTCCGAAAGCAGGGGGCGTGTACGCCTTCTCTTTGTTGCTGAAAAGAGAACAGGCCAAAGGTGAACTGCTGTGTTACAAAATACCTGTTAGCACAGCATGAAGATAAAGAGTGGAAAATAAATACATTTGTCTGCGACATCTTCCTCAGACGACTCTGTCAAGTAGCGCTGTGGTGGACACCGCTTTCTCTTTCGTGTGTTTTCGTCAGGGCCACTGGTGATGTCAGACGTGTATTGGAGACGATTTAGCTTGGCCCGTGCTTCCTCATAGGTGACTATGTGCAAGGATCGATTTAGAAAGTGTCATAACTTCTGCCCGAGATTTAGTACAAGGCTCGTTGTTCTGTTGAGCAGTTACGTTTAATTGGAAGTGCTTACGCGCTATTACTGTCTGGGAGCAAAAGTTATACGTTTAATTGGGAAAGTTTTACGGTGATGCACAGCAAAATGTTAGCCACAACATACCGAAGACTCCCTTAACATCCACATCGTAGACATCCCAGGAGTCTTGTGAAGGGGAGCTCCTTTTGACCATCTGTTAAACCTTGTGCGATGCCACCCTCGGCCATTTGCAAGTTGTGCCGCTGACCTAACCCGCAGGGACGATCTCAACCTCATTCTTCTCGATGAAGTGTACAACAAGAAACATCTGTGTGGATGAAATGTTTTTGACCACGTGTCACACTTGCCTTACTTGATTGCATGTATGGCTGCACAAGTCATCAAAAACAAGTGATAGGCTTTTAGGCTCAGGCTTTCAGACTTTAGGCTCAGGCTCTCAGGCTCAGGCTTTTCGTCTCCAGCATACACACCAACTTGAAATATCACCTCAAGAGTGCCAACCGTTACGAGGCACTGAATTGGCCACAATTGGAGCTTGCTGCTCTTGCTTATCGGAAGTCCGCCGACGTTTAACTTGAGCGGAATCACAGCGGGTATATCACTCCTGCCTTCCAAAATGGATAGGAGACCGTGGCGCAGCCCAAAATGACAATACCTTCCTTTACCCATCGTCAAAACATGGGACGCTGTGCCACGCGGAGTACCCAAGAGTGTGCGGGCATCCGTAGGAAACTCGGAATGAGCAGGATGCCTCTTCAGTAGTTTTAGAAGGGCACTTAGCGCGACGTGAGTAATGTTAAACTCTACTGCCCATGTCCTCATACCCGTCAGCAAGTCAGGATCATCCTCGGGGCCTCTTTCATCACTTGCACTGGATGGTAACGAATCCCGATGGCTCACACTGCTGGGGGAATAAATTTCGTGGGCACTATCGTAGCTGTCTAACGGTGCGTCCGTTGCATCAGGTGGGGACGCAATCGGCGCACACACGTTGATCTCGCTGCTGGCCGGGAACGATGGATCACTTAGAGTGCCAGCTTTATGTGGTGCCGGCAACGGCTCAACAGTACTTGTTGAAGAAAGTCTACCACTGGAGTCATGATTGATAACATCAAGTGTCTGTTCGCACTTTCGCAAAGCCATGTTGTAAGCATATCTTTTCTCTTTAACATTCGGCATTTTGAAGAACTGAACCTGGTAATTTCAACCGCGAGTTGGGTATAACATAAATCTAATCTAGCTGTTCACAAATATGCATCAAAATAAACTCACAGTTGATCAAAAAAGCAGCAGAAACGATGGACGAAGCGCCGGTTAAACTGTTCTTGGCGGCAACTGCAAATGGCGGCGCTCGCGATACTATACTTGATATCGATGGGGATTCCTTGCATTCTTCATACCGCATAGGTAGAGCGGACTACCGCTATAgagagtttcggtttcagaaTTCCGTGGAGCTTTGTGTATGGGTAATATGAACATTATAAATCGATTATTATTTGACTTGCGACAAGAGACGGCACGTAATATCCCCAAAATTGATGCTGctaaggttttttttttctaaatatcTTGATGTGATCCTTTTATCACCGTAATCCATTTGAAGTTATTTAATTTTCCATGCATTTCTTGGAATGTACCTCAAAATGTATGTCAACACGTCAAAAATAATGACGCATAATTTGAGAAAATTTGAAAAATTAAAATCTTTTAAAATTGCAAGTTCCTCATGCTCCAGCAAAATTATGCCAGTTTTTAAAGAACATTAACGTTTAGTGTTTAAAGTAGCactgaagtcatttttaacgccctgttttcttcctatataactgttaagtaggccactAAGACGCACCATCAGTAGTAATTCAcaacacagagtcataattatcgcagataTTTAATTTAAAGTACGCGGGAAAAAGCGactgtgcgcaacggcggtacaagatctgcctggaacctcgcgctgaagCTAGAAGTATCACGCTCGCTAATTGCTCCAGAGAAATGCATGTTGTCTGCTAccccgctgtcgtctgctactcggttgttcggggttctgaaaaatcATTGCTATTGGCTCGGCCGCTCCTCTATTCCCAATTCTcggggagaactggcaaaactggtttaaggcggcaaagggacaaggcgctgacctccactgaccggcgaaccagaacgcgtGCTCCCTGTAACGCCAGCGGTGACgaggcatcatacctcctcctcctcgttatgGGTGAACGTGCGGAGTCCTGTTTATgtgagttcttttttttaaaacaaattGTACACATCAAagcctttcgcgctattcggtataaaatgacacacacactttcatcagacgtcttaacctgAACATTTTTATGGCcctttgtactcctttaagataACGTTTTGTATTGATAACTTCTGACAGGCATATGCGCTTTCTGTCAGTATTTTTGCCCCGTTGAGCAACACACTACTTAATACTACACGCTTAACACACACCCAGTGAGCAACGCACACGCTACACAACCACCACTTTCATGTACTTGTACTGTCTAGTGCGTGGCACATAGTGCATGAACGCGTGGAGCAATAGAACATATTTCCTCATGGTGATCTATGCTACTGGTCTCTTCTATACCTCGGAATGTTCTCGTTGTGTCCGTGTTAGATCATTGTCCACGTCGGATTAATTTCAAACATCCCAAGGATGTCTTTGGAAGATATCCATGATGGACGACAGTCGGACGATTACCCTGACATCCTCTGGATGTTCCTACGACGTTACTGTCCGACCAGGACGACAGGACCATTTGGGGACATCCTTCGGACGTCGATGGTTATGTGGGTACTGGATCGTATATGGACCTTGGACAGTATCGGCATCTCGGCGACCGAAACACAGAAAGACAGTCACGTACTGGAAGAATTTGAAGACTCCATTAAGCTGGATAATGGATGATATGTGGTGTCGCTACCATGGCGCGCAAACGTCTCCATGGAACCAAACCGACAGACACCAGAGCGACGTTTGGCGCAAGTCACCAGAAAACTGTTGAAATCTCCCGATCTAGCCGCCACGTACGACACCGCCATACGCGAATACCTACTCTCTGGTGTGGCAGAACGAGTATCACATGATGCCCACAACAACGATCAAGCTCATATTTACTATATGCCTCATCATGCCGTAATTCGGGAGGACAGGATAACAACCAAGGTCCGGATCGTGTTTGATGCCTCTTCGCATGACGACTTCACACGATCGCTGAACGACAACCTCGATCCCGGACCGAACCTCAACCCGAGCATACTCAGCCTACTCCTGAACTTCCGCCTCCATCCTATTGCGTTAGTTGCCGACGTCCAAAAGGCTTTCCTTCAAATCGCCATTCGCCAGGAAGACCGAGATGCGCTCCGCTTCCTATGGTACTCTACACCACCAACGTCGGATCAGCCATTACCTGACGTCGAGACATGGCGCATGACAAGGGTGACGTTCGGGACAGCTCCCAGCACATTTCTCCTAGCAGCAACATTACGTCACCATCTTCGTTGTGTTGCGGAAGAACACCCCGCAGCCATCGAGCAACTGACAGACGCCACCTATGTAGACGACGTCATAACGGGTGCACCTAACGAAGAGGATGCTTGTCAGACGTATCGAGAACTTCAGGACATCTTCGCCAAGGCATCCATGACATTGCAGAAATGGGGTTCCAACAGCGCGAAACTCCGTGAGATCTTCAAGAACGAGCCGAACGCCATTCTGATCAACAACACTACCAAAGTACTAGGAGTGACATGGGATCAAGAGAAGGACGTATTGTCACTGCCGATTAAGTCCCTGTCGCAAGAGTACAACCAGAACCCGGTATCCAAAAGGAAGGCACTAACGCTTGTAGCCGAAATCTACGACCCTCTAGGTCTCGTCCTACCGTGACCAGTAACCAGCAAAATCGTTCTAGAGGAAACCTGGAAATGTCAACTCGCATGGGACGACAACTTACTGGAAGACCTACTGACGAAATGGCAGGCATGGCACACCGACCTGCAACGTCTGAACGACATTCAACTGCCACGCTGCTACACACCAGGCGCATCTATCACAAACGGCGCCGAGCTCCACTTCTTCTCGGATGCAAGTCCTCTTGCCTATGGAACTGTTGCCTACATGCGTATCGTGAACGACACAGGTATAGTTACCACACACTTGCTCACTTCAAAGTCCCGGCTAGCTCCTCTCAAAACCGTGACGCTCGCGCGTCTGGAGCTTCTAGGAGCGCTTATCTCCTCCAGAATCGCGAAGTTCTTTCAGAAGAACTTCAAGCTTCCGACGACGAACCACTTCTGGTCCGACTCGACCATCGTGCTCCAATGGATTCGTGGCAGCGCCACTAAGCCAGGCCAATTTGTCGAAAACAGAGTCCGAGAGATACGGCACAATGTGGGACAGAACAACTGGTCGTATGTGCCGTCTTCGTCAAACCCGGCAGACCTGCTGACTAGAGGCATTACCTCGCAGCATTTAATCAGCTCCAAGCTATGGTGGCAAGGGCCATCCTGGCTACAACAAGCTCCGGAAGCTTGGCCGGCACACGAAAACACAGCACTGACCGTAGCACAGTCAGACGACACCCTCCCGGACACTCCAATCGTGCTAACTACGCTTGCACCTCAGGAATCCTTGATTCCCATCGAAAACTTCAGCGACCTCAACCGGCTTCACCGGGTCACCGCCTGGGTGATTCGATTCACCGAAAATGCGAGGCGCAACACCAACCGAGGCCCACTGAGCACGGAAGAAATAGAAAATGCTCAGTGCTACTGGATTCGACACGTCCAAGCCTCGAGCTTCCCCGTGGAGTTAGACTGCCTCTCTAGAGACCAGCCAATACGCACAACATCGAAGATAAGTGACTTGCAACCATTGATTGACAGCAACCGCATTCTAAGACTAGGCCGGCGCTTGAGTGCCAGCCAACAGGCCTTCTCGGAGCAACACCCGGCCCTCATACTGTCGTACTCCCACTACGCAAAACTCCTGATCACCGACGCTCATCACCGTGTATTCCATTCCGGCGTCCGTGACACTCTGGTACAGCTCCGAGAAGAGTTCTGGATAATCCGTGCTCGCCAAAGAGTCAAACAGATACTTGGACGCTGTATCACCTGCAGAAGAAACAACAGTCGAGCTTCCACAGAAGTCCAAGGACAACTACCCGCCGGTCGAATCACCAGAAGTCACCCGTTCCAAGTGATAGGGGTAGACTTCGCCGGCCCCTTGACACTGCGCCAAAATCGAAAGTACTTCACCAAAGCACACATAGCCCTGTTCACCTGCGCAGTCACCCGAGCAGTACACATAGAACTCTGCGAGGACACATCAGCTGTAAAGTTTCTCCAGGCATTCCGCAGGTTCACCTCTCGACGTGGCATATGCAGCAGCGTGTACAGCGACAACGCGAAAACATTCAAAACTGCCGCGAAAGAACTGCACGAAATCCGCAATGTCCTGAGAGATCCACTCGTTCAAGACCATTCATCCGCACGGGGCATCCAATGGCACTTCATTGTGGAACGAGCCCCATGGTCGGGTGCGTTTTATGAGAGGCTGATCTGTTCAGTGAAGAACGCCATACGGAAGACCCTCTCAAGGAGACTCATCGATTTTGCCGAAATGCGAACCCTCTTAACCGAGGTGGAGGCAATGATTAACTCTCGCCCCCTCACATTCGTGTATAGCGACGATGCCGTGCCCGTCCCACTCACACCAGCCTCTATGATCATCGGAAGACGACTGCTCTCCAGACCAGCAACGAATTCAACCCCTTCGGCAGAAGTGCTGGAAGATGCTGCACAGTCGAACAAGACGATGCACGCCATGTGGAAACGACGTGACGCATACATAGACGCTGTATGGGAAAGATGGCAGAAAGAGTACTTGACAGAACTCCGCTCCGCGCATCACTCAAAGACCAAAGGTCAATGCAACGTCGACGTCGGGGACGTGGTCATCATCAGAGAACCTGGCGTCAACAGACTTTTATGGAAGTTGGGGTTAGTCGAACGTACGCTTCCAGGCTCTGACGGTAGAGTCAGAGTATGCCTGTTATGAACCCCTGAGCAAAAGCTCATAAGACGCGCCATCCAGCACATATACAAGCTCGAGTCCTCATGGCACCACGACACCTCGCCCGGGGGGGGGCAGGCTGTAGAAACCTGCCATTATTGCCCATTCTGAAGACGACGATTAGCTCCATCGCGTGATCTC
It contains:
- the LOC135383679 gene encoding uncharacterized protein LOC135383679 codes for the protein MRLRSSLRVRSAAQLANGRGWHRTRFNRWSKGAPLHKTPGMSTMWMLRESSTVIALTYEEARAKLNRLQYTSDITSGPDENTRKRKRCPPQRYLTESSEEDVADKSTKRRRTRPLLSESSDDSLSVPDPPPIPETFPQAISTRSRPDASTSADGHQFVGFSSQAEVEAYEDQNPSLPFDDTSQQQLQLSRMSNPGSLTPSAVPSPLTETQQPREVSRQRRQLRQQSSGDEFQKQVLRTLYMVRVAQQQHGDMLQELCSRKTHSEDYARPPPGTHCFPVRNISPA
- the LOC135384748 gene encoding uncharacterized protein LOC135384748 translates to MEPNRQTPERRLAQVTRKLLKSPDLAATYDTAIREYLLSGVAERVSHDAHNNDQAHIYYMPHHAVIREDRITTKVRIVFDASSHDDFTRSLNDNLDPGPNLNPSILSLLLNFRLHPIALVADVQKAFLQIAIRQEDRDALRFLWYSTPPTSDQPLPDVETWRMTRVTFGTAPSTFLLAATLRHHLRCVAEEHPAAIEQLTDATYVDDVITGAPNEEDACQTYRELQDIFAKASMTLQKWGSNSAKLREIFKNEPNAILINNTTKVLGVTWDQEKDVLSLPIKSLSQEYNQNPVSKRKALTLVAEIYDPLEETWKCQLAWDDNLLEDLLTKWQAWHTDLQRLNDIQLPRCYTPGASITNGAELHFFSDASPLAYGTVAYMRIVNDTGIVTTHLLTSKSRLAPLKTVTLARLELLGALISSRIAKFFQKNFKLPTTNHFWSDSTIVLQWIRGSATKPGQFVENRVREIRHNVGQNNWSYVPSSSNPADLLTRGITSQHLISSKLWWQGPSWLQQAPEAWPAHENTALTVAQSDDTLPDTPIVLTTLAPQESLIPIENFSDLNRLHRVTAWVIRFTENARRNTNRGPLSTEEIENAQCYWIRHVQASSFPVELDCLSRDQPIRTTSKISDLQPLIDSNRILRLGRRLSASQQAFSEQHPALILSYSHYAKLLITDAHHRVFHSGVRDTLVQLREEFWIIRARQRVKQILGRCITCRRNNSRASTEVQGQLPAGRITRSHPFQVIGVDFAGPLTLRQNRKYFTKAHIALFTCAVTRAVHIELCEDTSAVKFLQAFRRFTSRRGICSSVYSDNAKTFKTAAKELHEIRNVLRDPLVQDHSSARGIQWHFIVERAPWSGAFYERLICSVKNAIRKTLSRRLIDFAEMRTLLTEVEAMINSRPLTFVYSDDAVPVPLTPASMIIGRRLLSRPATNSTPSAEVLEDAAQSNKTMHAMWKRRDAYIDAVWERWQKEYLTELRSAHHSKTKGQCNVDVGDVVIIREPGVNRLLWKLGLVERTLPGSDGRVRVCLL